One genomic segment of Actinoplanes ianthinogenes includes these proteins:
- a CDS encoding leucyl aminopeptidase family protein — protein sequence MGLTEELDEQLTWVVPAGHVLAGEVGAELSALPAPGVAGEVTVLPRPLRRPARVLLAGIGDGDEAGWRAAGAGIVRALADDDHAQVVLPPGLAEAAVRGLAEGLWLGGYRYREAATSPRSADVELVADDMSRYAGFLDLARATARATWLARDLTNTPASTKNPEWFADQVVELAAGRSGLTATVLAGADLERFGGLVAVGGGSVSPPRFVELSWTPAESQRHVALVGKGITFDTGGISIKPREAMRLMKKDMGGAAAVLGATLAAAELNLPVRVTALLPLAENAIGAAAFRPGDVIRHYDGTTTETTNSDAEGRLVLADALGYATERVAPDTIVVLATLTGANAVALGKRTAALYSEDDALAGALEAAGAAAGERMWRLPLPGDYVEYMRSDIADRHSSPTQVHSLVAALYLREFMGGVKSWAHLDMSAPSWAEDHDLELTKGATGWGARTLIRYLLSA from the coding sequence ATCGGGTTGACTGAAGAGCTCGACGAACAGCTCACCTGGGTTGTTCCCGCTGGTCACGTGCTTGCCGGAGAGGTCGGCGCGGAGCTGTCCGCGCTACCCGCGCCCGGCGTGGCGGGTGAGGTCACCGTGCTGCCCCGGCCGCTGCGGCGCCCGGCCCGGGTGCTGCTGGCCGGCATCGGGGACGGCGACGAGGCCGGCTGGCGCGCGGCCGGCGCCGGGATCGTCCGGGCGCTCGCCGATGACGACCACGCCCAGGTGGTGCTTCCGCCCGGCCTGGCCGAGGCCGCCGTGCGTGGTCTGGCAGAGGGCCTGTGGCTCGGTGGCTATCGCTACCGGGAGGCGGCCACCTCACCACGGTCCGCCGACGTGGAGCTCGTCGCGGATGACATGTCGCGATATGCCGGTTTCCTGGACCTCGCGCGGGCCACTGCCCGAGCCACCTGGCTGGCCCGGGACCTGACCAACACGCCGGCCTCCACCAAGAATCCGGAGTGGTTCGCCGACCAGGTCGTCGAGCTGGCCGCGGGCCGGTCCGGCCTGACCGCGACCGTGCTGGCCGGCGCCGACCTGGAACGCTTCGGCGGCCTGGTGGCGGTCGGCGGCGGCTCGGTCTCCCCGCCCCGCTTCGTCGAGCTGAGCTGGACCCCCGCCGAGTCCCAGCGGCACGTGGCGCTGGTCGGCAAGGGCATCACCTTCGACACCGGCGGCATCTCGATCAAGCCGCGCGAGGCGATGCGGCTGATGAAGAAGGACATGGGTGGCGCCGCCGCGGTGCTCGGCGCCACGCTGGCCGCCGCCGAGCTGAACCTGCCGGTCCGGGTGACCGCGCTGCTGCCGCTCGCCGAGAACGCGATCGGCGCCGCGGCGTTCCGGCCCGGTGACGTGATCCGGCACTACGACGGCACCACCACCGAGACCACCAACTCGGACGCCGAGGGCCGCCTGGTCCTGGCCGACGCGCTGGGTTACGCCACCGAGCGGGTCGCGCCCGACACGATCGTCGTGCTGGCCACCCTGACCGGGGCGAACGCGGTGGCGCTGGGCAAGCGTACGGCCGCGCTGTACAGCGAGGACGACGCGCTGGCCGGCGCCCTGGAGGCGGCCGGCGCCGCGGCCGGCGAGCGGATGTGGCGGCTGCCGCTGCCCGGCGACTACGTCGAATACATGCGGAGCGACATCGCCGACCGGCACAGCTCGCCGACCCAGGTGCACTCCCTGGTCGCCGCGCTGTACCTGCGCGAGTTCATGGGCGGCGTGAAGTCCTGGGCGCACCTGGACATGTCCGCGCCGTCCTGGGCCGAGGACCACGACCTGGAGCTGACCAAGGGCGCCACCGGCTGGGGCGCCCGGACGCTGATCCGGTACCTGCTCAGCGCTTGA